In Monodelphis domestica isolate mMonDom1 chromosome 1, mMonDom1.pri, whole genome shotgun sequence, the sequence CCTTTCCTTTACTCAAGGACAGCATGTTAAAGCTAAAGGATTAGGCTAGATATTCTCTACTTCTTGGTCTTTTTATAGAGTAGAAGCTCATCCTGAAGAAAATTTTTAATAGTTTGAGAATATTAAATGCCAACATTTTGTTAGATGTCCTAGagattatataaaatacaattttcCTACCCTTTTATTTTGCTTGTAGATTCAAATTGATATTTGTTTGGGATTTCAGTTGGAAGGCGGtgagtgattttttttgtaaatgctttctttaatattacatataaattattAGTTTGTTATGAATTATATATCTCTGTTGATAGACTTAATGTGTTTTCTAGGGCCTGTGAAAAATGGAACCAAACTCGCTGAGGACTAAAGTTCCAGCATTTTTATCTGATTTGGGAAAAGCTACCTTGAGGGGGATCAGGAAGTGTCCCCGGTGTGGCACATATAATGGAACCCGAGGACTGAGTTGTAAGAACAAAACATGTGGAACCATCTTTCGCTATGGAGCACGAAAGCAGCCCAGCATTGAAGCTGTCAAAATAATCACAGGATCTGATCTGCATATCTACTCAGTACGACAGAGAGACAGGGGTCCAGATTACCGGTGTTTTGTGGAACTGGGTGTTTCAGAGACGACAATTCAGACAGTTGATGGTACCATCATTAGCCAGCTGAGCTCAGGACGATGTTATGTCCCTTCATGTTTAAAAGCAGCCACTCAAGGTGTTGTTGAAAATCAGTGTCAGCATATCAAGTTGGCTATAAACTGCCAGGCAGAGGCCACACCTTTGACTTTGAAAAGCTCAGTCTTGAACTCAATGCAGGCCTCCCCAGAAACCAAACAGACCATCTGGCAATTGGCCACAGAACCTACTGGCCCACTGGTACAGAGGATTACTAAAAACATTTTGGTGGTGAAATGCAAAGCCAGCCAGAAGCACAGCTTAGGGTATTTGCATGCATCTTTTGTTCAGAAAATCAGTGCCAAGAGCATGACAGAGCGCCGGTTCTTCTGCTCCTGCCAGACTCTGAAATCAAACAAGTCAAATACCTCCAAGGATGAGCTGGCTCAGAGATGCATTCACTTCTTTGCATGCATCTGTGCCTTTGCCAGTGACGAGACATTGGCTCAGgaattctctgaatttctcagTTTTGATTCCAATGGTAGGTGGGGTTGGcacatgtgtatatttatttctaaaatgagaaggaatggTTGAGTGGATTAAGTGCCAGAATCTTAAAAAGAGTGAGCAGTAGCACCTGGTAGTGCTTTAAGGAGATCTTGCAATCTTAAGGAACAGTTgctgaaaaattaaaagataaaggaCTTTCTTTTATCAAAAACTTAATAATGTAGATTGCTATCTAGAGGCCTCTCACATGTAGCCATTTATTTCTCAGTGAAACTAGCTGAGTGAGCTTGCCCATTTTTATAAGATAGATTAATAGGTTGTAAACATAGTTGCAAAGTTCTCTCCTATACAAGTATGGTAGACTACTTTGACATTTGTTTCATCTAGTTTGTCCTAATCTATGATTGACTCTTCAGAGAGTCACAAACCACTGATTCATACTATAAGAAGATGGCCCCTAATGAATTATACAGATTAGATTTTAATCTCTCATCTGATTCATAGTAGTCTTTAAAAAGTCCAAGAAACTTatattttcttcctgtttttttctgattttgaagATGCAGAAAACTATAATGCATTTATTCTCTGTGTGGTCCTTAAAAGTTCTAAAGTCAATTTGTAGTTTCTGattttatatccattttgatttcagtaatatttccctttttccttccctcaaatgaacaattaaaaaagagaaaagctttTATCACAAATATGCAAACAAAAATTCCCTTGTTCAGCATGTTTAAACATtgatgtctcattctgcattttcaGTCTACCTCTGGTGGAAAGTGAGATAGTGTGCTTCATTTTGGGGCCTCTGGAATTGTCCTTGCATTCATCAAATTGCATTCATCAAAATTCTAAAATCTttgaaagttgtttgtttttataatgttgttttataaattgttctcctagttctgttcactcaCTATCAATTCATAGTGAAAGTTCTTCCTAATTTTCTTTGAAACCATTTAtggttatttcttatggcacaatttttcattacattcattCATGTACCATAGTTTGTTTAAGCATTACTCAATAGAGGggtaccctcttattttacagttttTTTATACTAGGAAAAGGGCtgctatttgtcattttcctctttgggttctttctcccctttttttgGGCTATGTGCTTAGTAATGGGTTATGGGGTAAGAACAATTGAGTGACtttgggggcataattccaaactgctttctagaatGACCACACCAATTCATAGCTCtttcaacagtgcattagtatgcTTGTTTCCTTGCAGCATTGgttattttcctattcttttataTTGCCAATCTCTGATGATTGTGAAATGGATCCTCAGAGTTTcagtaatttacatttctttaattattagtgatttggaatatttttcaacACAATTATTAATATCTTAGATTTTTTACTTTGAAAACTGGCTATATCCATTAACCATTTACTTGTTGGAGCATGGTTCTTACTCTTAAGATTTGAATCAgttctttgtaaatcttgaatGTGAGGTATTTTATTAGAGAAGCTTGCTGAAGGgattcccctctctccccctcatttattttccattcagttttaACTGTCGGTTCCATTTATGCAAAACTTTCTAACTTTATGAAATCAAATTTgaccattttatcttctgtgatccttCTGATCCTTACTTGGTTATGTACTTTTCCCTATTTGTAGATCAGAAGgataattttttctttgcttttccaaTTTGCTAGTGATGCCACCTTTTATGTTTAAAGCCATTATCCATTTGGAGTTGATCTTGGTATACATTGTGAAATGTTGGAATATAACTAATTTCTTCCAGGGACAGCTATGTGGTGTAGTGAGTAGAGTGCTGTGCCTGGTCagttaagaagactcattttcatgagttcaaatccagcctcagacactcacttagctgtttgaccctgggcaagtaacttaatcttgtctgcttaagtttcctcatttttcaaatgagctggagaaagaaatatctttgtcaagaaaaccccattggagtcacaaaaagttagacacagctgaaatgactaAACGAAACAATTTCCATACTGCAttccaaattttcccagcagtttgaaTCAAATAGTGAATCTTCATCTCAGTAGCTGAGATCTTTGTATC encodes:
- the C1H2orf42 gene encoding uncharacterized protein C2orf42 homolog isoform X6, with the protein product MEPNSLRTKVPAFLSDLGKATLRGIRKCPRCGTYNGTRGLSCKNKTCGTIFRYGARKQPSIEAVKIITGSDLHIYSVRQRDRGPDYRCFVELGVSETTIQTVDGTIISQLSSGRCYVPSCLKAATQGVVENQCQHIKLAINCQAEATPLTLKSSVLNSMQASPETKQTIWQLATEPTGPLVQRITKNILVVKCKASQKHSLGYLHASFVQKISAKSMTERRFFCSCQTLKSNKSNTSKDELAQRCIHFFACICAFASDETLAQEFSEFLSFDSNACNQLLDESQVTLSFQDWLASVTERIHQTMHYQFDGKPEPLVFHIPQSFFDALQQRISVGSAKKRLPNSTTAFVRKDALPLGTFSKYTWHITNILQVKQILDTPEMPLEITRSFIQNRDGTYELFKCPKVEVESIAETYGRLEKQPVLRPLELKTFLKVGNTSPDQKEPTPFIIEWIPDILPQSKIGELRIKFEYGHHRNGHTAEYQEQRPPLDQTLELTPLTTITFP
- the C1H2orf42 gene encoding uncharacterized protein C2orf42 homolog isoform X5, with translation MEPNSLRTKVPAFLSDLGKATLRGIRKCPRCGTYNGTRGLSCKNKTCGTIFRYGARKQPSIEAVKIITGSDLHIYSVRQRDRGPDYRCFVELGVSETTIQTVDGTIISQLSSGRCYVPSCLKAATQGVVENQCQHIKLAINCQAEATPLTLKSSVLNSMQASPETKQTIWQLATEPTGPLVQRITKNILVVKCKASQKHSLGYLHASFVQKISAKSMTERRFFCSCQTLKSNKSNTSKDELAQRCIHFFACICAFASDETLAQEFSEFLSFDSNGTQTSSPLLAQDSVSSNLRKSSLKKTAVTSSIKRQACNQLLDESQVTLSFQDWLASVTERIHQTMHYQFDGKPEPLVFHIPQSFFDALQQRISVGSAKKRLPNSTTAFVRKDALPLGTFSKYTWHITNILQVKQILDTPEMPLEITRSFIQNRDGTYELFKCPKVEVESIAETYGRLEKQPVLRPLELKTFLKVGNTSPDQKEPTPFIIEWIPDILPQSKIGELRIKFEYGHHRNGHTAEYQEQRPPLDQTLELTPLTTITFP
- the C1H2orf42 gene encoding uncharacterized protein C2orf42 homolog isoform X4 yields the protein MEPNSLRTKVPAFLSDLGKATLRGIRKCPRCGTYNGTRGLSCKNKTCGTIFRYGARKQPSIEAVKIITGSDLHIYSVRQRDRGPDYRCFVELGVSETTIQTVDGTIISQLSSGRCYVPSCLKAATQGVVENQCQHIKLAINCQAEATPLTLKSSVLNSMQASPETKQTIWQLATEPTGPLVQRITKNILVVKCKASQKHSLGYLHASFVQKISAKSMTERRFFCSCQTLKSNKSNTSKDELAQRCIHFFACICAFASDETLAQEFSEFLSFDSNACNQLLDESQVTLSFQDWLASVTERIHQTMHYQFDGKPEPLVFHIPQSFFDALQQRISVGSAKKRLPNSTTAFVRKDALPLGTFSKYTWHITNILQVKQILDTPEMPLEITRSFIQNRDGTYELFKCPKVEVESIAETYGRLEKQPVLRPLELKTFLKVGSHVVLVEKNIFPLNLLAVVMKLFTPFGGISRSTITFDAGNTSPDQKEPTPFIIEWIPDILPQSKIGELRIKFEYGHHRNGHTAEYQEQRPPLDQTLELTPLTTITFP